Part of the Arvicanthis niloticus isolate mArvNil1 chromosome 2, mArvNil1.pat.X, whole genome shotgun sequence genome, TTCTTACTTGTGTTTTAGTTTTAAGGACCTCTAAATCTCTTATTTagggacaatttttaaaaattcaagttgGAGTTTTTTAGCCAAAGAATCTGTGCTAAGCATAGTTTAATTAATACTTCACAGTAGAGTTCAGTCTGGACCTTGTTCCCTTTTACTTGAGCACACTAAGTCCCTAAGTGCATGTTTAGAGTTCATACACAGCTATTTTCATTGAATTACCAAAATTAGACTGGATACCTTTCTGTGAAGACTGAGgctttttctcagtttttctacCCTAATATTGTAAAGTAAGGTTTCTCCTCACTTAGGAGACTTGTTTTTTAGAACACAGCTAAAGCATACTTGTTAACTTTTTTTATTATGTGGGAAACAAACCCTCCGTTGAATATACAGGCATTTTGGAACTGTTGAATTCATGGCTGATGCTGGTGAAAGCAGCAGGATCATTTTATTGTTGGAACAAAGAATATCCATTAGGAATTGTCACCCTTTGTATGTTACCTTCACTCTATAGTAATGAATCCTACTGTTAATGtctcttgttttctaaatattaaagCTGTCTAGCCTTCCAAATAAAGTACTGCATCTTCCAAAGGAAACATGTGTTTTACTTTATATAGTTTCATAGATTCTCCAAATCCACACTAATACCTTTTATTTCCCTAATCCCctggttttggtttagtttttaaattCTGGTTTTGACTGAAGGGTCCTGAAGAGAAGTTCGCTGATAGCAGGTTCTCTCTTGTGAAAGAGGAGGTTGTGTCCAGGGAACATCTGCCCAGTTCCTGGACCCTTAggtcctcctcttctcccatctcttACTGTTAGAAGAGAAAAATGCTGTTGGTTCAGTAAAGTGTTGTTTAAAGCTTTCAAGGATATTTACAGATGTGAATGTTCCCTCAAGTTTTAGTGTTGCAGGCAACGGGCTAGTTTTTCTACTTGTAGTCCATTATGCTACCTTAGGAGCACCTTTTTTCAGGGTTTCTCACTAAATTGTTTTAAGTCAGTACCTGGAGACATATGCTAAGAGGACCTAGTAAGGAAGAAGCAACCTCCTTAGCTCGAGAGTCCCAAAGGGGTGATGTGAAAGTACAAAACCTTCTGCAGATGGTTATTAAGCTGCCATTAAGCTTTTCAAAGGCAAATAGAATGTAATGACCTATAGGTTAATTTACTTGCAAAGACCTGGGATATCATCACAGAGCTGGGTGTTGGGTAGGAATCCTCCCACTTCTAGATGGAGTCAGATGCTCAGGGATTTGGCTAGGATGAAGGTTTAGGACGCACAAGGACTTTGCAGCTGAGGCTGAGCTGCCTAGGAGCAGAGGGCTGGCAGGGTTATTGAAGGTGAGCTGTCCCACATAGTCAAGGTTGTGTCTTTCCTGATTGGCCTCCTGGTGGaatctggaagctgaggcaatTGGCCTAGTGTCTCCCCTAAGCCTAGGATTCAGAAGCCTCACGGCCTACCAGGAACAGACAAATGTGGAGTAGGTTGAGTGCGGAATCTCAGACCTTCAATCTTTGGGGGCATTGTAGCATCATTTCTCTACTCCCTGGATGCAGTACTGCAGTCTGCATCTTTACAATTCTCCAGGCAAGTGCACATGCTGAACCTGTAAGAAACACATCTGGCCCCACCCAACTACCTGCTCcagatttttgtttaaaattcaaagtcttgaCTAACCAATTTAGCTGTGCCTAGAAATCTAAAATCTAGATATTCTCGAGAGTCAATCTATCCACAGTTAAAGGCCACAGGGTGGCTTTGCAACTCTGCTTTGATTCTCAAGACTTCTGCCCACTTTGAAAGGATCAGAAAACCAAGGTGCTGTATTCCTGGTGACTGTGTCCTCTATTTCTAGCCAGGAAAAAGGTCAACCAACAAAGTAACAAGTGGCCCATTCTTGAAATATGCTTCCTCCATTCAGCATTAATTCCAACATGTTCTGTAGCTGTTTTTTTATACCCTACTTCAAGAATTGGAGTAAAAAGATAACATGCCTTAATTTGTATGTATAAAATGTCACTATTGCAAAATTTTGTACTTTTAAGTTTATATAGCTTAacagttaattttttaattaaaggttACCTAAACAATTACTGAggttacagatttaaaaaaatgtttcacttCATTTCAGATAAATTatctaaaacaaaactgaacaaaactAAAGCCCTTATGTCAGAAACTTCCATCACCATTAAATTTAGAAAAGGTAACCTGGAGATCACAAAGAACTCTCCATACTCACTGGATAGAGGGGTGCTAGGTGACTTGTGCAAATGGTTCCCCAGTCTGGGAATCTCTGAAGTTTCCCCAGATAGATATTCACCAGTTCTCACTAGCAGTAAAACAGCATCTTATGTTTTACAAATGTATCAGTTCTATGTCTCACTGGGCCTGAGGATGGCAATCACTGCGCTTcagaaaaactaaatttaaataacATACAGAGGTCCACCATGATACTGTGGCATTAAATGGCAGGGGAATATTATCTGTGCTTTGTATCTGAACTGTAATTTATATTGCAACCTCATAATGCATTACTTTCTCGTGTGCACTAATTCATACCTAAAAATCAAATCTATATGCTTTTTAATATATGGCCCCAAATTCATTTTTAGAACCATTACTATTCAGTGCAGTTAACAAAGCAAGCCTATGGAAGATGTTTGTATTTAGTGAACAGAATTGAGTCTCTGATTTGCTTTAAATTGAAAGTAAACAGCTACTAGCAGAATGGAGTTTGAACACATCTATGTTGATTAATTATCTGTTCTGACCTTTAGAATGTAGTTCTAAGCAAAGCCTTAAATAGGATAACTGGGTTACATTCTTACCCTTGCATATACAAAACATCCTTCTTGTGTCCTTCAAATTTGCACACACTCTCATACTTTAATTTACATCCTAATGAAGATTACACCGAAGTACCTGCAATCCCTGCAACTTTCGTTCTGCATTTTGGTTTCTGTGTATCCACTAGAAAAGATGTTAGACCACAAAATGTACTGCAAAATGTCACATCTGCAGAGTTAGCATTTCTGAAACCCGGTTTTGCTATGGCCTCTGCTAAACTTTGAGAGGGCTTTGTTCCACCCAGCCCAGGCTCCAGTTCTCCCTCTTGGTTGTGGAGACACTTATCCTCCTCTTCAGTTAATGAGTTTCACCTAGTCTAGCCGTTTGTATTTTCATAAAGGATCTGTAAAGCACCAACtgcaaaggaaggaaaaggctttTGCTTTGCATTAATCAGAAAGTGGAATTCTATAgtaaaaaacatttcttttaatgtttcagGAATCAAACCTTTTCCTAACATCAGGATGTGCTCAGTAAGTCTCTGGGTGTAGAATGTTAAGCCCTCTGCAGCAATTACCTcaagcttggattttttttttttttatttctacttaagAAATGCTGAATAGAAAAAGATATGGCTACAGTACATATACTTTCAGAAAATGGTGAATGGAAAAAAACCTGTTTGCTTCTGGTGACATTATTTCCATTAGAGTTCATTTAATTTAAAGAGATTCTTTGTCTGGaaataagctgtgtgtgtgtgtgtgtgtgtgtgtgtgtgtgtgtgtgtgtgtctgtgtgtgtctgtgtgtgtgtgtgtgtgtaacttacaGGTTTATTTTCCTTAAGGGTACCACTGCATGCCTACCGACCATAAAGCTATTGTTGTTTTTACAAGTGTTGGTCTGTTAAAAAGTATATTTGAAATGGTGTgatgtgaatttttaaaacatttctagaGGCAGTGTAGTCAAacagatgaaaacaaaacactttgAACTACAGCACATCAGCAATAGCTTTACCAGGAAATTAACACTGATTTCTAAAAATCAATCTACTTGTAATGTAAAAACTCAACCTGGGAGATATTTCTGTATGTTTATCACAGCATTTTTAGACTACTTTGTCTACTGAGATTATATTAAATGCCTTTAAAATTAAATCTTGTTCTCCAAAAATGCACAACGGTGATTTGATAAGACAATCTCTTTACTCCATGCCTCCTCCCTTTTCTTGCCTTGAGAGAAActggagttaattttttttttttttttttttttaaaaaaagaggattTACTATAGAATAAATTTTGGAGAAAGTGCAAATTTGACTTCTATGTATCTTCTTATGTAGTCACTTTGGACTTTCCAGAAAAACGTTCAAATCATGAGAAGAAATCGAGTGTTTCACATTCAAATTTGTTCGAAAAACTCAAACGCAGAAGAAGTCTGGTATCTCTGGTGATTATCTGTTTTGGTTATTTGAAAGCATGTTTTAcgcatattattttttttaacttccattAGTCCTCTAAGCTCACACTATTCAGTCGGCTCTATTTCCTCCAATATGACTATTCTAATAATGAGTCAGAGAGCTGTGCTGCCACACtccctaaagaaaaaagaaaaatccctacaacacttaaaaagaaatgacCTCCTGACTTTTAGAAAAAAGAACTTAAGGcctttaaaagttatatttaaatatccatttgaaatactgaaaatataaatTGGCATATTAAAGAGTAAATACATTTAGTTATACAATAAAACACCAATAAAATTGGCGTAAATACTAAATTCTAAATATGATAGAAACGTATAATTATCTCactttttctgtatattttgatAACAATTCAATAAATTACCTTATTCTTGTTGACATGCTTTGAAATTGGTGGTAGTATTGTTaattttacttgtttgttctagTACTTTGTCAAGGAATCCAAATTTAGGTaatttaaagagaataaatactATGTTGATAGAAGGAAAGGGCATGTTTGTCAGCCGATTTGGAAAGGCCAGATTctatataaaaagtattttataaccCTTCTTAAAAATGATGAGCTACatcttggggtggggtggggtgggggttgtccTCTTCTAGGATAATATAGTTACTTGGTTGcctaataatgaaaatattttaaaatcagcatttaaatgtaaaaacGGTAACGATCCATATAATTAGTATTTCGATTCTTTTTATTCCATTTCTCTATTTTACCCAAATGGCAGTTATTCCTCAGCAATCATGTTGCTGTGTATATGATCCGCTTTGGGCTACAATTCAATTTACTTTCAACCAAGCATTAACGAAATTGCACTTAGGGGAGGGGCTTTGCAAATTAATCTCCCAAAATAAATTCCACTTCAAGGATTCATCGTGAAAGCTGGTTGACTTATAGAGATACAAACACCAACAAAGTTTCCGACTTCTAAAACTCTGAGAGCTTTGGTTAGGAACGTGGTGAATGTGGATTCCGTCAGTTCTTCGCATAACTTAGGAACTTCTGAAAGAAGGAAAATCACCACCTCAAAGTGTGGTGTCACATTATTCGGTCCGGGGCTGTCGCCTTCTCCCACCCCCAGTAAAGACGTTCAGAGCAGCCTGACCCTCTCCGCGACTCATTCGTTCTTATCTCCATGCACTAAAGGGTCAGCTTCTGTACATTTCCCCCATTCGTTCTTGCAGTTTCTTGGCGGATCCTGCGAATCGCAGGCAGACCCCCGGGGCTCATCACCACGTTCTGCCATAGAGCAGGTTGGCGCCGAGCACGCCTCCGCCATAGTCCCCGGTGGCCGCGTCCAGGGTCGCTAAACCGCCCCCGGGACCATGCAGAGCGGGCGGGCTGGGCGACAGCTCCTCGAGCTCTGGCGCGGGCGTCGGGGCCTGCGGCTGCTGGCCGCCCTGGCCAGGCGTCGGGGTGCCCGCGCCGTTCTGGCACGGTTTGCCGTCCTTCACCAGCACCGGTACCGCCACGCGGCGCGGCGACGGCGGCGGCGGAGGAGGTGGGGGACCCAGGCCGCCCTCCTGTTGCAGCTGCTGCGCCGCCTTGTCCTTGGCCTGCCTCTTCATCTTGTAGCGATGGTTCTGGAACCAGATCTTGACCTGCGTGGGCGTCAGGTGGATCATGCTGGCCAGGTGCTCGCGCTCGGGCGCCGACAGGTACTTCTGCTGCTTGAAGCGCCGCTCCAGCTCGTAGACCTGCGCTTGCGAGAAGAGCACTCGGCGCTTCCTTCGCGGTGCGGCCGCGTGCAGCGGCGCCAGCGACTTGGCGGCGTCCGCGATGCCGGTCAGCGAACCCATGCCGGCCACGTTCACGCCCGCCGACGGTCCCATGAACCTGGAGACTGGGGAGGGGGCCCAAGAAGGACGGCCGGTGAGCCCCGGGCCTGCGAGAACCGCTCCTTCCGTCGCCCCGCTCGTTTTAAGTGACGGCACGGGGGCCCCGACTGGATCGCGGGACTCCGCGAGCGCCGCGGCCCGCGTCCCACTCCCTCCGCGCGCCCAGGGGCCCGGCAACCCCCGCGCGCCCCAGGGGGCTCCCAAGAAACCCCGCGCGTCCCAGGCCGCCCCGCGCGTCCCAAGCCTTGACCCAGAACCCCTCACGAGCCCTAGACCGCGTCCCAGGACCCCCCGCGCGTCGGCCCTCGGGCGCCGCTGACTAGAACGCAAGCACCCTCGCGCCCCGGCTGTGGCGGGAAAAGCCCGCGCCGCCAGCCTGCCCTCAGTCCCGCGCTTCTGGCCCCGCTCACTTGACGAGTAGCGCGGGTCCGTGTTGGCGCCGTACCAGCCGGTGGCCGCGGCTGCCGCGCCGCCCCGCATGCCGTCCGTGTAGGCGGGCAGCTCACCCATGTTGCCCAGGCCGCCGTTGCAGTAGCTGCCCATGGCGCTGTGCGGGAACTGCGAGACGCCGGGAGGCATGTGGTAGGTggcggccgccgccgccgccgccgccgccgccgctgccgccgccgctgcgTTGTGTCCGGCCATGGCGTGGGGCGGCTGCATGCCCGCCACGGCCGTCGCCTGCGAGGAGGGGCCAGTCGGTGGCGCGCGGTAGGCGGCGGCCCCCAGGGGCGCCCCCAGGCCAGGCGGCGCACCGTCCATGACGCCGCCGAACTTCTTGTAGGTCTCCTCGATGGGGCTCAGGATGTCGGACACAGAGAAGGGCGTCGTGTGCTTGGGGCTCAACGACATGGCTCGGCGGACGGCCAGGTAGGGGGGCCCGGGGCGGGCGCGGGCGGGACGCGGCGGCCGCTCGTCGCCGCCACTTCGGCCGGGCGGCAGCGCCAGTGGAGAGCTGTCCGCGGCGCGGCGAGCCCCCGAGCTGCGGGATCTCGGGTTTATTTTAGTCCAGCGCCAGGTTTACGACAGACTCGGGGGGCGGAGCAACATCCCCAACGAGCAAACAATGGTCATTGACATCTTTTTCTCTCACCCCCTCTTCCCCATAACGGAGGCAAAAAAGGTAAAGGGCCAGTTGGGTGTTTCTTGAAAAGATTACCCCTCTTTCTATCTCCATCCTTCGCTCTTCTATCCTGGTTACCTTAGCCTTCGAGAAAGAAAAACTCTGAGGCCAATGAAAGACCCACGCTTGTTTCATGCAGACTGGTAGTTTTCCTAAAGTGACTTTGTGGCAAAGTTCAGTATAAGTTGGGGGAGGACAAACAGCTGTTAAGTTGGGAGGGGGATGTTTTGCAGGGCTCACCTCCTTTCTAACTACCAGCCCCTCACTGGCTTCATCATctaaagtgttaaaaaaaaaaaaaaaaaaggctcttggGTCCCACCATAAGAGCACATAAAGAGGAGAGGTACAATGACCGTCCTCTGCCATTGTAGGGCTCTCTAATTTATGCATCGTTAGATCCTCTAAAGCATCATTTTGTAGGCAACCTAACGGACACTTCCAAATTAGCTCAAAGTATCCAAATCCAAAGAAGAGGGGACAACACAGAGAGATGCTGGCTTACAGAGATGCTGGCTTGTAAGTATGCTGTTCCTACTATCAGTGTAGAAACGGAACAAGACAAAGTGTATTTACTAAAAACGTTTCATATTTAATTTGCACTTTCATTACCGCTATCTTTTCTTTGTCCCCATCCCCAGAATCTGATTTACGGTTTATTCTTCTGTCACTACCctcatatgagagagagagagagagaaaaagaaaggggggaggggaagggagggagggagagagggaggaaaggagagagagagagagagagagagagagagagagagagagagagagagagagagagagatttcaagtATGTTTACTTCTTTGTAAGGGATCTTTTTGGTGGTGTTGGGAAAATAACCTGTTTAAGGAGTATTGATGTAGATGCAGAAAGCAGGTTAAAACGGCAGCtcgtcttgaaaaaaaaaatgtaaactgatGTTTAAAAAATTGTCGTCTTTTGGTATACAAATGTTCCTGCATAACAAAGAACTTACACTTTGTGAACTTACAGTAAGTGCTgaacaagaaaaagacaaagtgtGCAGGTACCAGTGAAATCGGAAAACATGGGAAtgagaaggaaacaaagaaacattttaaaagttttcctggaaactggagaagaaagaaaagtgtttcttatgcaagattttattgtttctaaaaacaaaagagtAACCACCGAAGTTTAACCTGGCAGCACACCCTGGAAGATCTGAGTAGTTCAGCATTATCTTTTTCTAGGTTTCAGTCCTGTGGTTTGAATGTCCTTGGTAggtttgtattattattttaatcaacAACTGTGTTCATTTCAGTGTACTTTTGCAAAGCCTTTTGTAGGGAGAAAAAGACCATATGGTCACTCATGGAAAGAAAATGACAACCAGAGTAgtggttaatattttaaaacacatactgTGGGACAAAATGCCAGGTTCTAGCAGTTGTTTACAAACATCAGTTACTGTCTTCACAAGATTAGTATTGCTACAGTCTGACTTAATACTACGTTTACAGGTCATTCCTGAACTTGAGACACTTGAGCTAGGTCACTTATGCTGGAACTGCCTACTTATATTTCTTGAACTAATGATACACAAAGAAGCCTTTAGCGGGGAGGGCACTCAAATGCTGTGATCCTTTTACAATGTGGGCTTTAAACTctgttttactttaaattttattccttACTACTTATCagcttaaaaacaacagaaagtaatCTTAAACTTTAAACAAagataaagtaagtaaatatagTTGTCATAATATCTGTGAATATGAAAGTCCCTTGCAAACCATTATATTTTTCAAGCttagacacatttaaaaaaagaagcaattaTCATAAACTTCATGTTGATGAGCTATCCAAGCCAGAAAAGGTGGTTATAGTTTTTCTTCATAtgaattttttgttttcaagttaTACATTTTATCTTGTGACTTTTGTAAAACTTCAGTGTGGCAGTTTTATAAGTGCTTATACTGTATTTTGTTCAGTTTATCAGTGCACTCAGATCTGGAGGTTtcttactataaaataaaaatataa contains:
- the Nkx2-4 gene encoding homeobox protein Nkx-2.4, whose amino-acid sequence is MSLSPKHTTPFSVSDILSPIEETYKKFGGVMDGAPPGLGAPLGAAAYRAPPTGPSSQATAVAGMQPPHAMAGHNAAAAAAAAAAAAAAAATYHMPPGVSQFPHSAMGSYCNGGLGNMGELPAYTDGMRGGAAAAATGWYGANTDPRYSSISRFMGPSAGVNVAGMGSLTGIADAAKSLAPLHAAAPRRKRRVLFSQAQVYELERRFKQQKYLSAPEREHLASMIHLTPTQVKIWFQNHRYKMKRQAKDKAAQQLQQEGGLGPPPPPPPPSPRRVAVPVLVKDGKPCQNGAGTPTPGQGGQQPQAPTPAPELEELSPSPPALHGPGGGLATLDAATGDYGGGVLGANLLYGRTW